The nucleotide sequence CTGTCGGTGGCGACACGTTCACCACCTTCACCTGGGAAAAAACCGACCGCGCCGACGCCCTGCGCGCCGCTGCCGGCCTGTAATACCCGCTGCTATGAAAAAGCCCCTGGCGACTTGGTCGCCAGGGGCTTTTTCATGCTTGGTTGCACAAGTCTGCCGCCGAAACTTCAGGAACGCCGCGCCACCAGCAGGAACGAAGCCGCGCTCGCCAACAGTCCTGCACACATCCGGTTGAACAAGCGCTTGCCACTGGGTTGGGCAAACAGCTTGCGCGCATAGATACCCATGTAGCAATACAACCCGATGGCGATGCACTCCAACGCCAGGAACAGCCCGCCCAGCACGGCGAACTGCTGGGTGACCGTACCGGAGCGGTCGACGAACTGCGGTAGAAACGCGGTAAACAACAGGATTGCCTTGGGATTGCCGATCGCCACCAGGAATTCCTGGCGCGCCAGTTGCCCCATGCCCTTCGAGCCCATCGCAGCTTCACCACCGGCCTCGGGTCGGGCCCGCCACAGTTGCACGGCGAGGTAGAACAGATACCCGGCACCCACGAGCTTGATCCCCAGGAACAACAATTCCGAGGTATGCAGCACAGCCGTCAGGCCCACCGCCGCCAGGGCAATCATGATCGCGAACGCCAGCAGCCGGCCCATGCCACCGCTGCACGCCCGGACGAAGCCATAACGCGAGGCGTTGCTGATGGACAACAGGTTATTCGGTCCTGGCGCCATGTTCAGGGCGAAACAGGCCGGAATGAAAACAGCGAGTGTCGTCAGGTCCATCGGGGGCACTCCTGGCAGCGCGGATCGGAGGTCCATTCTGCACCGGCCAGCAATGGGTTCAAGAGACAGTTACCCGATCAAATCGCACTCCACTGTACCGCCGCAGTAGTGCCATCAGGCTCGGCAAAATCCGGTAACCATCCGGCCCTGGCACCCTCTGCTTCAGTGACTAGCCTTCAGCACATCACCCAGCAAGGATGCTTCGATGCTGCCGTTATTGTGTGTACTCGCCTTTTTGATACTCGCCCCCACCCCCGCTATTGCGGCGCCTTGCCCCGATTGGCCCAACGAACGTGCCGGGCTGGAGGTTGCGGCCTTGCAGCGGCAGATCGACGCGTGGGACGACAGCTATCACCGTCTCGGCCGGTCGCTGGTGGCCGATGAGCTTTACGATCAGTTCCGCACGCAACTGAGCCAATGGCGCAGCTGTTTTGATCTGCCTCCACCCGCTGACCCGCTGCGCTCGACGGGCGGGAAAGTGCCGCACCCGGTCGCTCACACCGGCCTGGATAAACTGAAGGATACGGCTGCCGTGCGGGCCTGGCTGCAAAATCGGCAGGGCATCTGGGCCCAGCCGAAAGTCGACGGTGTGGCGGTCACCCTGATCTATCGCGAAGGTCGGCTGCATCAGGCGATCAGCCGCGGCGATGGCGTTCAAGGACATGACTGGACGGCGACGGCGCGCAAGATCGGCGCCATTCCCCAGCGCCTGCGGCGACCTTCGGACCTGCTCGTTCAGGGCGAGTTGTACTGGCGACTGAACGATCATGTGCAGGCCAGAAGTGGCAGTCTCAATGCCCGGGCAACCGTGGCGGGGTTGATGGCCCGCAAGGAGCTGACATCTGAAGAAGCGTCAGGCATCGGCCTGTTCACCTGGGACTGGCCCGAAGGGCCGGCTACCCTGCCTGAACGGGAGGCCGCACTGGCTGCACTGGGCTTCGCCGACACCCGCGACTACAGCCAGCCTGTCCAGGTGCTGGCCGACGCCGAGCGCTGGCGCGACCACTGGTATCGCACGCCGCTGCCATTCGCCAGCGATGGGATCGTCCTGCGCCAAAGTCATCGACCGCCGGCCGACCGCTGGCAGGCCAAGGCGCCGTTCTGGAGCGTGGCCTGGAAATACCCTTACGCCCAGGCACTGGCACAGGTGCGCAAGGTGCACTTCAAGATCGGGCGCACCGGACGCATCACACCGCTGCTGGAACTTGAGCCGGTGATGCTCGACGACCGACAGATCCGCCGGGTAAGCGTCAGCTCCCTCAAGCGTTGGGAGGCCATGGACATCCGCCCCGGAGACCGGGTAGCCATCAGCCTCGCCGGGCTGACCATCCCACGTCTCGATGGCGTCGTGCTGCGCGGTGTCGAACGAGCGGACATCACTGTCCCCGTGGCGGCGGATTATCATCCGCTGAGTTGCTGGCAACCGACGCCCGGCTGCGAAAGCCAATTCCTCGCACGCCTGAACTGGCTCAGCGGCAAGCACGGCCTCGCCCTGCCCCATGTCGGCCCCGGGACCTGGGAGAAACTCCTTGCTGCGGGCCGACTTGACGGATTGCTGGATTGGATGACCCTCGATGCCGCCGAGCTTGCTAACATGACCGGCTTCGGCGAGCGCAGCAGCACCCGTCTGCTCGCCAGCCTGCACAGCGCCCGACAACGCCCGTTCGATCAATGGCTAAAGGGCCTAGGGCTGCCACCCACCGGGGAGGCCCGCCTGGATGGGCCGTGGCAGGTGCTGGCCGAACGAACGACCGAACAATGGCAAGCCGAAGCCGGCATAGGGCCGGGACGCGCCGCGCAACTGAGCGCTTTTTTTCGCGACCCGCAAGTGCTGGCGTTGAGTGAAGTATTACGCACTGCCGGGGTCGAAGGTTTCTGACATTGTCCCGCGCAGTTGAACCCAAGGGGCGGACATGCGTTCCAACAGCGCATCTGGACCGACCGCTCGCGAGCTTTTTACGGAGTTGCTATGAATTTCCTGCCCCCCCTTGCCCTGCTGGTCTTGTGCACCGCCATGGCCACGCCCCTGATGGCGGACGAGCAAACCCCGGAATTGACCGGCTGCGCAGCCAAGCGCCAGGGCATCATCAACCAGATCGAACTGGCCAAGTCCCGAGGCAATGCGGACCAGCAAGCAGGCCTGGAAACCGCCCTCAATGAAGTCACCACCCATTGCACCGACGCATCCTTGCGCAAGGAACGTGAAACCAAGGTGCTCGACGCCAAGCACGAAGTCAGCCGTCGCCAGGCCGACCTGGAAAAGGCCATGAAAAAAGGCGACCCCGAGCGCATCAACAAGCGCAAGGACAAGCTGGCAGCCTCCCGCAAGGAACTGCAGGAGGCGGTGGATGAGTTGGACAAATAAGCTCGCAACTTGAAGCGGCCCTACGTCAATGATCCCGAAATTCCTTATGACAGGCACTGCACGCATCCTCGACTTTCTGCACCGCCGGCCCCAGGTAACTGGCGCTGTAGGGTTGGACCTTGCTGGCCGTCACCAACTCGCCGGTGGCCGTTTCAAGACTGTGGGCCAGTTCCTGGAAGCGCGCCTGTTTCTGCCAGACTTCATCCCGGGCGCTGGTGTGCTCCTGCTCGCGTACTGGCGGGAAATGTTTCCACGGTTCGCGAGACAGTTGGTCAAGCCGCACGGCCCCCTCGGCGAAGCGCGCACCGTCGAACGGAACCCGGCCACGCAGCATGCCGCCCAACTCCTCGTTGGTCTTGAGCATCTGCTTGAAAATCGCCTTGCGCTGGCCCAGCGGGGAGTTGGGATCGACACCGCCGCAGGCGGACAACATCAGGCAGGCCAGCATGACCATGGAAAATCGTTTTACAAACATCTTGGCCTCGGGACAGGAAACGGCGGTTAGTATCCTCGGGTCATCGGTAAAGACCAATGGCCTTATTCACAATACGGGTTGTTCGAAGGCGTGACAGCGCTCGAACGACTGCAAGGAAAAATTTCATGAACAGCCGTTTCAAGACCTGGCACAAAGGCCTGGCGTTGACCCTACCGCTGATCGCCCTGTTGGCCGGCTGCAATCGCGGCGACAAGGTCGAAGAGCCGCAGACTCATGCCCTCGCCACTTATGTCAGTACACCCTGGGAAGCGCTGCCGGCGGTATCCGATGAAGACCTGCTGGCCGGTTTCCGCTCCTGGCGCAGCGCGTGCACCCGGCTCAAGGCTGATGTGACCTGGGGCCCGACCTGCGCCGCGGCAGCCAATGTGCCGCAGACCGCTAAAGCTATGCGCAACTTCCTGAAACAGAACCTCGACGTCTATGGCCTGCGCTCGGGGGACAACAGCCCCAATGGCCTGATCACCGGCTATTACGAGCCGGTCTACCCGGGCAGCCTCACCCAGACCGCCAGCGCCAACGTCCCGGTGTACGGCGTACCGGAGGACATGATCATCGTGGCGCTGGACAGCCTCTACCCCGAGCTCAAGGGCAAACGCCTGCGCGGTCGCCTCGAAGGCCGGGTGCTCAAGCCCTACGACGACGCCTCCACTATCGAAACCAACGGCGTGAAGGCGCCCGTGATCGCCTGGCTGACAGACCCGATGAACCTGCAGTTCCTGCAGATCCAGGGCTCGGGTCGTATTCGGCTCGATGACGGTCGCCAGTTGCGCATCGGCTATGCCGACCAGAACGGCCACCCTTACCGGCCGATCGGACGCTGGCTGGTCGAACAGGGCGAACTGAAGAAAGAAGACGTGACCATGGGCGCCATCAGTGCCTGGGCCAAGGCCAATCCGACCCGGATACCCGAATTGCTGGGCAGCAATCCCAGCTATGTGTTTTTCAACCGCAACCCCGACAGCAACGAAGGCCCCCGGGGCTCGTTGAATGTACCGTTGACCGCCGGCTATAGCGTGGCGGTGGATCGCAAGGTCATTCCGCTGGGCAGCCTGTTGTGGCTATCCACGACCCGCCCCGACGGCAGCCCATTGAACCGACCGGTCGCGGCCCAGGACACCGGTGGCGCCATTGCCGGTGAAGTACGGGCGGACCTGTTCTGGGGCACCGGCGAAGCCGCGGGGCAATTGGCCGGGGACATGAAGCAGCAGGGGCAGATCTGGATGTTGTGGCCCAAGGGTATGGTATTGCCGCAAGTGCCGCAGGTGGCGAATGCGGTCACCGCCAATCCCTGAGCAGGGCGTTGCCTATGCCGACGCCTTCGCGAGCAGGCTCGCTCCCACATTGATTTCGGTGCTCACAAAATAAATGTCCACTGGAGATCCACTGTGGGAGCGAGCCTGCTAGCGAAGGGGCCAGCACAGCCCCAGGATTCAATAACCAGGCTCAGACAGAAACACAGAAGAAACTGACCACCAGCCCCGCCCCCACCAACCACACCAGCGAGCGCAGGATCGCCCAGTCCGCCAGATAGCAAATGATGTACAGCAGGCGACTGGTGATGAACAACACCGCCAGCACGTTGATGGTCACCAGCTCGGCATTGCCGGCCAGGTGCGCAACGATCACCGCGGCAGCGAACGCCGGGGCAATTTCAAAACTGTTGAGCTGCGCGGCATACGCGCGCCGGGGAAAACCCTCGAGTGTTTCCAGGAAGTCCCGAGGATCGTGGTTGTCTTGCAGCCGGTATCTTCCGCCGATCTTGGCGATGGCGATACACAGGTAAGGCAGGATGATCGCGATCAAAATACACCACAGGGCAACCGTCATGACGCAGTTCCTTCTTTGAGTTTCAGGGGGAATCGAAAATCGGGGAGTCGCTCAGAATTTCATCACCAGCATGCCAATCAGTACCAGCCCGCAGGCTAAGAGCCGCGGCCGGCCGAAAGGTTCTTTCAGGTAGCGCATGCCGAACAGCACCACCAGGATCACACTGATCTCCCGCAGCGCCGCCGCTTCGGCGATCGAACCCAGTTGCATGGCCCAGAGCACCAGAGCGTAGCTGAACAAGACACAGAGCCCGACCGCCAACCCGAGCCGCCACTGTTCGCGCCAGAACCGCACGAACGCCGGTCGCTTGCTCACCACGGCCAACAGCGGGAATGGCCAGGCGCAGAACAGGGTGATCCAGACCAGGTAGTCCAGCGGATGGGACCAACGTCGCAGGGCCTGGCCGTCGATGTAGGTGTAGCAGCCGATACACAGGCCAATCAGCACCACCACCGGCAGCATCGACCAGGGCAGCCGCTCGCCACCACCCCCCTGCCACAACAGGCACAGCATGCCGAACGGGATCAGCAAAATGCCGAGGGTTTGCTGAGTCGTCAGCACTTCGCCGGCAAAGACCAGCGTCAGGGCCAATACCACCAGCGGCGACAAGCCACGCATCAATGGATAGACCAGCCCCAGGTCCCCGACCCGATACGCCTGGATCAGCAAATAGCGATACAACAGCTCAAAGGCCGCCGACGCCAGGATCCACGGCCAGATGTCCATCGGCGGCAGCGCCACGAAGCCCACGGCCGACACGGCGAACAACAGCGCGACGCTGTCCATGCACGCCACCACCAGAAGACGCTCACCGCTGAATTTGATCAGCGTATTCCAGGCGGCATGCAGCAACGCAGCCACCAACACCAAGGCCGTTGCAAGCACGGCACACTCCTTAGTCCCACGGCGCAGCGGGGCGATGAACGGATTCGTGATCCATCAGCAGCTGTTTATACTGCAAACGACCACACCACGCTCAGTTGCGCATCAGCCTATTCCCTGACCGGGGCCCTGGGCGGCGGATTGACCGTGCCGACGGCCCTGTACTTCATTCATCACCAACGTCGCCTGGACGCTCCGGTAGGCGAGACCGATTAGGCGTGCCGCTCTCGCTGCGCACCTGCGCGTGGCTGAGCAGCGCAAAGATGAAGCTGCCGCCGATGATATTGCCCGCCAGGGTCGGCGCGGCGAATACCAGCCAGAAATCTTCCCACGACAACTGCCCGGCGAATACCAGGTACGAGACCTCGGCGGAGCCGACGACAATGTGGGTGAAGTCCCCAAGCGCCATCAGGTAAGTGATCAGGATGATGATCCACATCTTGGCGCTTTCCATGGAGGGGATCATCCAGACCATGGTAGCGATCATCCAGCCGGAGATGATTCCCTTGGCGAACATCTGCCCGGTGTCGTTTTCCATGACCTTGCGCCCGATCTCGAGGAAAGCCAGGTCGGTGCGCCGATCAAAGATCGGCAGGTGCAGCATCACGTAGGCCACCAGCAAGGTACCGCACAGGTTGCCCACCAACACGACACCCCATAGCCGCAACAGCCGACCGAAATTGCCCAGGGTGGGCTTACTCATGATCGGCAGCACGGCGGTCAGGGTGTTTTCAGTGAACAATTGCTGGCGGGCCAGGATCACCGCGAGAAAACCGGCGCAGTAACCGAAACTGGCAATCACCTTGAATGCCTCGCCCTCGGGCAACCGGGAATTGAGCAGTCCCATCGCCATCAGCGACAGGCCCATGGTCAACCCGGCCGCCAGGGCCGACCACCAGAGCGCGGCGACACTGCGTTCCAGCTCCTGATTGCCCTGGGTGCGGATGATTTCATGCAGCACCGCAGCCCGCGGCGGCTGGTTACGGTCGACTTCGTGCTTTTCCTGGGCGGAAAGGTCGGGGGTCTTGCCGTCGTCGTGGGTGTCCATAGGGCTCCTGAACCGGTGACGTGATGAAACTACGACACGTGGCGTTCGGAGCTGTTCAGTGGCGAGGTGTCGCTCAAACCGGAGCGGTCTGCAAGACCGCCTTCGCGAGCAGGCTCGCTCCCACAGGAGTCCGCGTTCCCCTGTGGGAGCGAGCCTGCTCGCGATGGGCGCGACGCTGATCTCACTCGCTGGCAATATCGTCCTGGAACTGATCCTTCACGTACTTGATCTCCGTCCGCCCATGAGGCGCCGGCAGGCCATCCTCGCCAAGGTTGACGAAAACCATTTTCTCCACGGTCAGGATGCTCTTGCGGGTGATCTTGTTGCGTACTTCACAGGTCAGGGTAATGGAGGTGCGGCCGAATTCGGTCGCGGTAATGCCCAGTTCGATGATGTCGCCCTGGCGCGAGGCGCTGACGAAGTTGATTTCCGAGATGTATTTGGTGACCACGCGCTGGTTGCCCAACTGGACAATGGCGTAAATCGCCGCTTCTTCGTCGATCCAGCGCAGCAGGCTGCCGCCGAACAGCGTGCCGTTGGGGTTGAGGTCTTCGGGCTTGACCCATTTGCGGGTGTGGAAATTCATGATCACTCCTGAGCGTCTGGCCGATGAATGCCTGCATGATGGCAGACCGGGCAGGCAGGCTCTACGCCGCTGGTTCAATAACGGTCATCGGCAATTTTGATTTGCCGACAGAAACCCTTTGGAAGATCCGATTAGCCCGCTATAATCGCCCTCGCTTTACCCGGTCCACGCTTTGGACCGTTCCCGCCACCTGTCCGAGGGGCGCTGCAGCAGGCAAGACCTGTCAGGCTCGGATGGGGCGTTGTTCGTACGGGGTTCCCGCACGGACACTAAACGCACAACGGCGCCCATTCGCATACATTACGAATGGAGGCTCTTCATGAGCGCTGTTATCACGCCTGCAGATTTTACCGATTACAAAGTCGCCGACATGTCCCTGGCTGCCTGGGGCCGTCGCGAAATCATCATCGCCGAATCCGAAATGCCGGCCCTGATGGGTCTGCGTCGCAAGTACTCCGGTGAGCAACCGCTCAAGGGCGCGAAGATCCTCGGCTGCATCCACATGACCATCCAGACCGCCGTACTGATCGAAACCCTGGTCGCTCTGGGTGCCGAAGTGCGCTGGTCGTCCTGCAACATCTTCTCGACCCAGGACCAGGCCGCTGCCGCCATCGCCGCCGCCGGTATCCCGGTATTCGCCTGGAAAGGCGAGACCGAGCAAGAGTACGAGTGGTGCCTGGAGCAGACCATCCTCAAGGATGGCCAGCCGTGGGACACCAACATGATCCTCGACGATGGCGGCGACCTGACCGAACTGCTGCACAAGAAATACCCGGCCGTACTGGACAAGGTCCACGGCGTGACCGAAGAGACCACCACCGGCGTGCACCGCCTGCTGGACATGCTGGCCAAGGGCGAACTGAAGATCCCGGCCATCAACGTCAACGACTCGGTGACCAAGAGCAAGAACGACAACAAATACGGCTGCCGTCACAGCCTCAACGACGCCATCAAGCGCGGCACCGACCACCTGTTGTCGGGCAAGCAGGCGCTGGTGATCGGCTACGGTGACGTGGGCAAGGGCTCGGCCCAGTCCCTGCGTCAGGAAGGCATGATCGTCAAGGTCTCCGAAGTCGACCCGATCTGCGCCATGCAAGCCTGCATGGACGGTTTCGAGCTGGTTTCGCCGTTCGTCGACGGGATCAACGACGGCACCGAAGCCAGCATCGACAAGGCACTGCTGGGCAAGATCGACCTGATCGTGACCACCACCGGCAACGTCAATGTCTGCGACGCCAACATGCTCAAGGCCCTGAAGAAGCGCGCCGTGGTGTGCAACATCGGTCACTTTGACAATGAAATCGACACCGCTTTCATGCGCAAGCACTGGGCATGGGAAGAAGTGAAGCCGCAGGTCCACAAGGTTCACCGCACCGGCACCGGCAGCTTCGACCCACAGAACGACGACTACCTGATCCTGCTGGCCGAAGGCCGCCTGGTTAACCTGGGCAACGCCACCGGTCACCCGAGCCGGATCATGGACGGTTCGTTCGCCAACCAGGTCCTGGCCCAGATCTTCCTGTTCGGCCAGAAGTACGCCGACCTGTCGCCGGCCCAGAAAGCCGAGCGCCTGACCGTGGAAGTACTGCCGAAGAAGCTCGACGAAGAAGTGGCCCTGGAAATGGTCCGCGGTTTCGGCGGCGTGGTCACCCAGTTGACCAAGCAACAGGCTGACTACATCGGCGTGACCGTGGAAGGCCCGTTCAAGCCGCACGCTTACCGGTACTGACAGGCACTGCATGCCCCTGTAGGAGCTGGCGCAGCCTGCGATCTTTTGATCTTTCGCTTGAGACTCAAGCGAACCTGGAAAGATCGCAGGCTGCGCCAGCTCCTACAGGAGGCAGCGTTCGGCTTACGAGTTTCCAAGGATATGACCATGTCCCAAGACCGTCGCTACAGTTTCGAGTTCTTCCCGACGAAGACCGATGCTGGACATGAAAAACTGATCGCCACTGCCCGTCAGCTGGCGAGCTACAACCCCGACTTCTTCTCCTGCACCTATGGCGCCGGCGGTTCGACCCGTGACCGCACGATGAACACCGTGCTGCAGCTGGAAAGTGAAGTGAAAATCCCGGCCGCCCCTCACCTGTCCTGTGTAGGCGACAGCAAGGACGATTTGCGCACCCTGCTGGCCAAATACAAGGCCGCGGGTATCCAGCGTATCGTTGCCCTGCGCGGTGACCTGCCCTCGGGCATGGGCATGGCCAGCGGCGAGCTGCGCCATGCCAACGACCTGGTAAGCTTCATTCGTGAAGAAACCGGCGAGCACTTCCACATCGAAGTCGCCGCTTACCCGGAAATGCACCCCCAGGCACGCAACTTCGAAGACGATCTACGCAATTTCGTCAACAAGGCCAACGCCGGCGCCAACAGTGCGATCACCCAGTACTTCTTCAACGCCGACAGTTATTTCTACTTCGTCGAGCGCGTGCGCAAGATGGGTGTGGACATTCCCGTCGTGCCGGGAGTCATGCCGATCACCAACTACAGCAAGCTGGCGCGCTTTTCCGATGCCTGTGGTGCGGAAATACCACGGTGGATCCGCAAACAGCTGGAAGCCTACGGCGACGACACCTCCAGCATCCAGCGCTTCGGTGAGGAAGTGATCACACAAATGTGTGAGCGTTTGTTACAAGGCGGCGCACCGGGGCTGCATTTCTATACGCTGAACCAGGCCGAACCCAGTCTCGCGGTCTGGAACAACCTCAACTTGCCACGTTAGACGTGACAAGAAGGCCTTGGCGAAAGCCAGGGCCTTTTACTATCCAATGATGTTCAAAGGATTGCAGTGATGCCAAACGACCACAGGTCGCCGACCCCACAGCTCATCTATCTGGTCTATGGGGCCGAAACCTATCACCAGGAAGCCGTGTTCAGTATCGCCAGCGCCCTCGCCGGCCTGCGCGAAACCCCGGGTGAAGCGTTGGACATCCAGGTATTCACTGACAACTCCAAGCCCTACGACGGGCTACCGGTGCGCTTGCGCCCCTTGGACAACGAGACCCGTCAGGCTTGGATCCAGCCCCACGGTTATCACTTCCGTGCCAAGCATGTGGTCATGCAAAAAGTGCTCGAGGAAAGCGAGCTGGCCCTGCTGATCGACACCGACACCTTCTTCCATTGCTCCCCGCTGGTGCTGTTTCGGCGCATCCAGCCCGGTACGCTGCTCTGCAACGCCATCACCCTGAACTACGGCGCCAACAAGGACGCCGAGCTTTACGTGGCCCTGGCGCAGGTTCTTCAGCAACGCCAACTGGCAGACGACAACATGTCACTGCTGAATTCCGGGGTGATCGGTCTTCATTCAAGCGACGCGGCCGTGCTGGACCGTTCGATTGCCCTGATGGATGAGCTTTATCCCCTGGCGAAAGGGGCCTACACCCTGGAGGAGTTCTGCCTTTCGGTGGCGGCCTATCAGGGGATGCAGGTACGCGAATGCCCGGATCTGATCCACCATTACTGGAGCCGCAAGCAGCTGTTTCGCGCCAAGACCAAAGCCTGGCTGGATAAACACCACGCCGACCCCGTCGGCCAACAGGCCCTGGATGAAACCCGGCTGGTCACCGCGACCCTGCCCCGCCCCCCAACGTTGCAGCGCCTGGCCTATAAACTCGTCACCGCGGCGCTGCCCGGCCATAAGCGACAATTCATGCGGGAAATTCTCTACGGCTGCTACCGCCATGCCAATCAGTTCGACCAGGCCTGCGCCCCGGTCTGGTGGGAAAAGGCCCTGGAGAACGTCGAGCACCGCCTGAAAAAACCGCTGGAAGACCACGAGCTCAAAAGCTGGCTCAACCATCCGCTGATTCGCCTGGTACTGGGTCGCCGCCGCCAAGCCATCTACTCGCACCTGATGCAAGCAAAGGACAACTAGTGGCCTGTACGTACAGGCCACTAGACTGCGAGCCAGAGCGCTCTGGCTATTTGATCCGTACTCGTCGTAACCTCAGGCCATGCCCGTCATCGCCCAATTACTGACCGCCCTTCTTCTCCTGTGCCTGAGCCTCGCCGCCCGGGCCGAAAAGTTGCGTATCGTCACCGAGCCCTGGGCACCCTATGTCTTTGAGGAGGACGGCAGGATCCTGGGCCTGGACTACGAAACCACGGCCATCGTGTTCAAACGCCTGGGCATCGATGTCGAATGGCAGCTCCTGCCCTGGAAACGTTGCCTGGCGATGCTGGAACAGGGGTTGGCGGATGGAGCACTGGACATTTTTCACAGCGACGAACGCGACGCCATGTTGCTCTACCCCAGCGAACCGCTGTCGGAGGTGGAATTCGTGACGTTCCATGCCAACGCCAGGCCCCATCCATTTCGCACCCTCGCGGACCTGAGCGGCCTGACCGTCGGCACATCGCCCGGTTATCTCTACAGCCCGGAATTCCGGGACTCGACCCTGTTCAAGCGTGAAACGGCGCCCACCCACGAAGCCAACTTCGGCAAACTGCAACTGGGCCGGATCGATCTGCTCATCACCGATCGCCGGGTGGGCCGGCACTTGCTCAAGCAGATGCAACTGGGCGACCAGATCAGCGAGAACCCCATCGTCGTGAGCCGTCAAAGCCAAT is from Pseudomonas sp. B21-056 and encodes:
- a CDS encoding LysE family translocator — protein: MDLTTLAVFIPACFALNMAPGPNNLLSISNASRYGFVRACSGGMGRLLAFAIMIALAAVGLTAVLHTSELLFLGIKLVGAGYLFYLAVQLWRARPEAGGEAAMGSKGMGQLARQEFLVAIGNPKAILLFTAFLPQFVDRSGTVTQQFAVLGGLFLALECIAIGLYCYMGIYARKLFAQPSGKRLFNRMCAGLLASAASFLLVARRS
- a CDS encoding DUF1090 domain-containing protein; translated protein: MNFLPPLALLVLCTAMATPLMADEQTPELTGCAAKRQGIINQIELAKSRGNADQQAGLETALNEVTTHCTDASLRKERETKVLDAKHEVSRRQADLEKAMKKGDPERINKRKDKLAASRKELQEAVDELDK
- the ligB gene encoding NAD-dependent DNA ligase LigB, producing the protein MLPLLCVLAFLILAPTPAIAAPCPDWPNERAGLEVAALQRQIDAWDDSYHRLGRSLVADELYDQFRTQLSQWRSCFDLPPPADPLRSTGGKVPHPVAHTGLDKLKDTAAVRAWLQNRQGIWAQPKVDGVAVTLIYREGRLHQAISRGDGVQGHDWTATARKIGAIPQRLRRPSDLLVQGELYWRLNDHVQARSGSLNARATVAGLMARKELTSEEASGIGLFTWDWPEGPATLPEREAALAALGFADTRDYSQPVQVLADAERWRDHWYRTPLPFASDGIVLRQSHRPPADRWQAKAPFWSVAWKYPYAQALAQVRKVHFKIGRTGRITPLLELEPVMLDDRQIRRVSVSSLKRWEAMDIRPGDRVAISLAGLTIPRLDGVVLRGVERADITVPVAADYHPLSCWQPTPGCESQFLARLNWLSGKHGLALPHVGPGTWEKLLAAGRLDGLLDWMTLDAAELANMTGFGERSSTRLLASLHSARQRPFDQWLKGLGLPPTGEARLDGPWQVLAERTTEQWQAEAGIGPGRAAQLSAFFRDPQVLALSEVLRTAGVEGF
- a CDS encoding murein transglycosylase A is translated as MNSRFKTWHKGLALTLPLIALLAGCNRGDKVEEPQTHALATYVSTPWEALPAVSDEDLLAGFRSWRSACTRLKADVTWGPTCAAAANVPQTAKAMRNFLKQNLDVYGLRSGDNSPNGLITGYYEPVYPGSLTQTASANVPVYGVPEDMIIVALDSLYPELKGKRLRGRLEGRVLKPYDDASTIETNGVKAPVIAWLTDPMNLQFLQIQGSGRIRLDDGRQLRIGYADQNGHPYRPIGRWLVEQGELKKEDVTMGAISAWAKANPTRIPELLGSNPSYVFFNRNPDSNEGPRGSLNVPLTAGYSVAVDRKVIPLGSLLWLSTTRPDGSPLNRPVAAQDTGGAIAGEVRADLFWGTGEAAGQLAGDMKQQGQIWMLWPKGMVLPQVPQVANAVTANP
- a CDS encoding c-type cytochrome — encoded protein: MFVKRFSMVMLACLMLSACGGVDPNSPLGQRKAIFKQMLKTNEELGGMLRGRVPFDGARFAEGAVRLDQLSREPWKHFPPVREQEHTSARDEVWQKQARFQELAHSLETATGELVTASKVQPYSASYLGPAVQKVEDACSACHKEFRDH
- a CDS encoding EamA family transporter, whose protein sequence is MLATALVLVAALLHAAWNTLIKFSGERLLVVACMDSVALLFAVSAVGFVALPPMDIWPWILASAAFELLYRYLLIQAYRVGDLGLVYPLMRGLSPLVVLALTLVFAGEVLTTQQTLGILLIPFGMLCLLWQGGGGERLPWSMLPVVVLIGLCIGCYTYIDGQALRRWSHPLDYLVWITLFCAWPFPLLAVVSKRPAFVRFWREQWRLGLAVGLCVLFSYALVLWAMQLGSIAEAAALREISVILVVLFGMRYLKEPFGRPRLLACGLVLIGMLVMKF
- the ahcY gene encoding adenosylhomocysteinase, with the translated sequence MSAVITPADFTDYKVADMSLAAWGRREIIIAESEMPALMGLRRKYSGEQPLKGAKILGCIHMTIQTAVLIETLVALGAEVRWSSCNIFSTQDQAAAAIAAAGIPVFAWKGETEQEYEWCLEQTILKDGQPWDTNMILDDGGDLTELLHKKYPAVLDKVHGVTEETTTGVHRLLDMLAKGELKIPAINVNDSVTKSKNDNKYGCRHSLNDAIKRGTDHLLSGKQALVIGYGDVGKGSAQSLRQEGMIVKVSEVDPICAMQACMDGFELVSPFVDGINDGTEASIDKALLGKIDLIVTTTGNVNVCDANMLKALKKRAVVCNIGHFDNEIDTAFMRKHWAWEEVKPQVHKVHRTGTGSFDPQNDDYLILLAEGRLVNLGNATGHPSRIMDGSFANQVLAQIFLFGQKYADLSPAQKAERLTVEVLPKKLDEEVALEMVRGFGGVVTQLTKQQADYIGVTVEGPFKPHAYRY
- a CDS encoding acyl-CoA thioesterase, whose protein sequence is MNFHTRKWVKPEDLNPNGTLFGGSLLRWIDEEAAIYAIVQLGNQRVVTKYISEINFVSASRQGDIIELGITATEFGRTSITLTCEVRNKITRKSILTVEKMVFVNLGEDGLPAPHGRTEIKYVKDQFQDDIASE
- a CDS encoding MAPEG family protein; the encoded protein is MTVALWCILIAIILPYLCIAIAKIGGRYRLQDNHDPRDFLETLEGFPRRAYAAQLNSFEIAPAFAAAVIVAHLAGNAELVTINVLAVLFITSRLLYIICYLADWAILRSLVWLVGAGLVVSFFCVSV
- a CDS encoding formate/nitrite transporter family protein, with translation MDTHDDGKTPDLSAQEKHEVDRNQPPRAAVLHEIIRTQGNQELERSVAALWWSALAAGLTMGLSLMAMGLLNSRLPEGEAFKVIASFGYCAGFLAVILARQQLFTENTLTAVLPIMSKPTLGNFGRLLRLWGVVLVGNLCGTLLVAYVMLHLPIFDRRTDLAFLEIGRKVMENDTGQMFAKGIISGWMIATMVWMIPSMESAKMWIIILITYLMALGDFTHIVVGSAEVSYLVFAGQLSWEDFWLVFAAPTLAGNIIGGSFIFALLSHAQVRSESGTPNRSRLPERPGDVGDE